In Eubalaena glacialis isolate mEubGla1 chromosome 2, mEubGla1.1.hap2.+ XY, whole genome shotgun sequence, a single genomic region encodes these proteins:
- the ITIH2 gene encoding inter-alpha-trypsin inhibitor heavy chain H2, whose product MKGLMRFLVCFLLSESQGFEIPTNGLSEFAEYGDLVELAPGKFQFVPENRRYQRSVSGESGEIMEDVDQVTLYSYKVRSTITSRMANTVIQTKVVNHSPQPQNVVFDVQIPKGAFISNFSMTVDGTTFTSSVKEKTVGRALYSQARAKGKMAGLVRSRALDMENFKTEVNIAPGAKVQFELHYQEVKWRKLGSYEHRLHLQPGRLAKHLEVDVWIIEPQGMRFLHVLDTFDGHFDGVPVVSKGHQKAHVTFKPTVAQQRKCSSCPETAVDGELVVMYDVNREEKVGELQVFNGYFVHFFAPENMDPIPKNILFVIDVSGSMWGIKMKQTVEAMKTILDDLRTEDHFSMVDFNHNVRTWRNDLVPATKTQIADAKNYIHKIQPSGGTNINEALLRAIFILNEANNLGLLDPNAVSLIILVSDGDPTVGELKLSKIQKNVKQNIRENISLFSLGIGFDVDYDFLKRLSNENHGIAQRIYGNQDTSAQLKKFYNQVSTPLLRNVQFNYPQTPVTDVTQNSFHNYFGGSEIVVAGKVDPDKLEQLQSIITATSANAELVLETLAEMDGLEDFLSKDKHADPDFTKKLWAYLTINQLLAERSLAPTAAVKRKITKTILQMSLDHHIVTPLTSMVIENDAGDERMLADSPPQDHSCCSGALYYGNRVAPNSFPPWVNPSPTQMVPMPAVGAPVLETTPPPHVMRVENDPHFIIYLPKSQKNICFNIDSEPGKILNLVSDPELGILVNGQLIGAKKPKNEKLSTYFGKLGFYFQREDMKIEISTETISLSGGSRTSVLSWSDTAHVLNQRVLVSVKKEKTVTITLDKEMSFSVLLHRVWKKHPINVDFLGIYIPPTNKFSPHVHGLIGQFMYEPKIHIFNERPGKNPEKPEANMDVKGQKLIVTRGLQKDYRTDRVFGTDVPCWFVHNSGKGFIDGHYKDYFVPQLYSFLKWP is encoded by the exons ATGAAGGGGCTCATGCGCTTTCTTGTCTGCTTCCTCCTTTCTGAGTCACAGGGCTTCGAAATCCCCACCAACGGACTTTCAGAA tttgCAGAATATGGAGACCTTGTGGAACTGGCCCCAGGCAAATTTCAATTTGTGCCAGAGAACCGGAGGTACCAG AGGAGTGTTTCTGGAGAATCTGGAGAAATTATG GAGGATGTTGATCAAGTGACTCTTTATAGCTATAAAGTCCGGTCTACTATCACTTCCCGAATGGCCAACACTGTCATCCAGACCAAAGTGGTGAACCACTCCCCACAGCCTCAGAATGTCGTGTTCGATGTGCAGATTCCCAAAGGAGCCTTCATCTCCAACTTCTCCAT GACTGTGGATGGCACGACATTTACTAGTTCTGTTAAGGAGAAAACGGTGGGCCGGGCCCTCTACTCGCAGGCCAGAGCAAAAGGCAAAATGGctggattggtgag GAGCAGAGCCCTCGATATGGAGAACTTCAAAACCGAAGTGAACATCGCCCCAGGAGCAAAGGTGCAGTTTGAACTTCATTACCAGGAAGTGAAGTGGAGGAAGCTGGGGTCCTACGAGCACAGGCTCCACCTGCAGCCGGGACGACTGGCCAAGCACCTGGAG GTAGATGTGTGGATTATTGAACCTCAGGGAATGAGATTTCTTCATGTTCTGGACACATTTGATGGGCATTTTGATGGAGTTCCCGTCGTATCTAAAGGACACCAGAAG GCACACGTCACCTTCAAGCCCACGGtagcacagcaaagaaaatgctCCAGCTGCCCTGAGACTGCGGTCGATGGTGAGCTCGTGGTGATGTATGATGTGAACAGAGAGGAGAAAGTCGGTGAGCTTCAG GTGTTTAATGGATATTTTGTCCACTTCTTTGCTCCTGAGAACATGGACCCAATTCCAAAAAACATCCTCTTTGTCATCGACGTTAGTGGCTCAATgtggggaataaaaatgaaacag ACAGTGGAAGCAATGAAGACCATATTGGATGATCTACGCACTGAAGACCATTTCTCCATGGTTGATTTCAACCACAATGTTCGAACCTGGAGAAACGATTTAGTCCCAGCTACTAAAACACAGATTGCAGATGCCAAGAATTACATTCACAAAATCCAGCCCAGTGGAG GGACGAATATCAACGAAGCACTGCTGCGGGCCATCTTTATTTTGAATGAAGCCAATAACTTGGGACTGTTGGACCCCAATGCAGTCTCGCTGATCATTTTGGTGTCTGACGGCGATCCGACAGTAG GGGAATTGAAATtgtcaaaaattcagaaaaacgTGAAGCAGAACATACGAGAAAACATCTCCTTGTTCAGTTTGGGGATAGGATTTGATGTTGACTATGATTTTTTGAAGAGACTCTCCAACGAAAACCATGGGATCGCGCAAAGGATTTATGGAAACCAGGACACTTCTGCCCAGCTCAAG AAATTCTACAACCAGGTCTCGACTCCCTTGCTCCGGAATGTTCAGTTCAACTATCCCCAAACACCAGTAACAGATGTCACTCAAAACAGTTTCCATAACTATTTTGGAGGCTCAGAGATCGTGGTGGCAGGAAAAGTTGACCCTGATAAATTGGAGCAGTTACAGAGTATTATCACTGCAACTTCG GCTAATGCAGAGTTAGTCTTGGAAACCCTGGCCGAGATGGATGGCTTGGAGGATTTTCTATCCAAAGACAAGCATGCAGATCCTGATTTCACCAAGAAATTGTGGGCCTATCTGACCATCAACCAACTTCTGGCTGAACG GAGCCTGGCTCCTACAGCTGCtgtgaaaaggaaaattacaaaaacaatccTGCAGATGTCTCTGGATCACCATATAGTGACCCCCCTCACATCCATGGTGATTGAGAATGACGCCGGGGATGAACGCatgctggcagactcccctccaCAAGACCATTCTTGCTGTTCAG GTGCCCTGTATTATGGCAACAGAGTTGCTCCAAATTCATTCCCACCTTGGGTGAACCCTTCACCGACGCAAATGGTCCCAATGCCCGCGGTTGGCGCTCCAGTGCTTGAGACAACCCCTCCTCCACACGTGATGAGAG TTGAAAATGACCCACACTTCATCATCTACCTACCAAAAAGCCAAAAGAATATTTGTTTCAATATTGACTCAGAACctggaaaaatcctcaacctTGTTTCTGATCCAGAATtag gGATTTTGGTCAATGGACAGCTCATTGGTGCCAAGAAGCCCAAGAATGAAAAACTAAGCACCTATTTTGGGAAACTGGGATTTTATTTCCAACGTGAGgacatgaaaatagaaatcagcACCGAGACCATCTCCCTGAGCGGGGGCTCTCGAACATCCGTCTTGTCCTGGTCCGACACGGCCCACGTCCTTAACCAGAG GGTGCTTGTCTcggtgaagaaagagaaaactgtgACTATCACCCTGGATAAAGAGATGTccttctctgttttacttcatcGCGTTTGGAAGAAGCATCCGATCAATGTCGACTTTTTGGGGATCTACATCCCCCCCACAAACAAGTTTTCTCCTCATGTACACGGGTTGATAG GCCAGTTCATGTAtgagccaaagatacatatcttCAATGAGCGACCAGGAAAGAACCCTGAGAAGCCAGAGGCAAACATGGACGTGAAGGGACAAAAGCTGATTGTCACCAG AGGCCTGCAGAAGGACTACCGGACAGACAGAGTGTTTGGGACCGACGTTCCTTGTTGGTTTGTGCACAACAGTGGGAAAGGCTTCATCGACGGACATTACAAGGATTACTTTGTGCCTCAGCTCTACAGCTTTCTCAAATGGCCTTGA